In Alkalihalobacillus sp. FSL W8-0930, a single window of DNA contains:
- a CDS encoding flavin reductase family protein, protein MHTLLSTELTAKDHYKLLSGSVVPRPIAFVTTLSSENQQVVNAAPFSFFTIVSSNPPILAISVSRKTGELKDTARNVLKHKELVVHLTDEENLEDINATAASLPPLESELNLTKFHVKPSEIVKVPGILEAKIRYECTLHEHIPIRDDQGVVVNDLILARVVCYHVSEAVYELETGYIKTDTLKPVARLAGHDYAQIQTPFELKRPT, encoded by the coding sequence ATGCATACATTGTTGTCTACGGAGTTAACAGCGAAAGACCACTACAAATTATTATCTGGCTCTGTGGTGCCAAGACCGATTGCGTTTGTAACCACTCTATCTTCAGAGAACCAGCAAGTAGTCAATGCAGCACCATTTAGCTTCTTCACCATTGTTTCTTCAAATCCGCCTATCCTAGCGATATCGGTTTCAAGGAAAACTGGAGAGTTAAAGGACACAGCACGGAACGTACTTAAACATAAAGAACTTGTTGTTCACCTGACAGATGAAGAAAATCTTGAAGACATTAACGCGACAGCGGCTTCATTACCTCCTTTGGAAAGTGAACTAAATTTAACGAAATTCCATGTAAAACCAAGTGAAATTGTAAAAGTTCCGGGGATACTAGAAGCGAAGATCCGCTACGAATGTACACTTCATGAGCATATACCGATTCGTGATGATCAAGGGGTTGTTGTGAATGACCTTATCCTTGCGAGAGTGGTGTGTTATCATGTTTCAGAGGCAGTGTATGAATTGGAGACAGGGTATATCAAGACTGATACATTAAAGCCTGTGGCAAGACTTGCCGGGCATGACTACGCCCAGATTCAGACACCGTTTGAGTTAAAAAGACCAACGTAA
- a CDS encoding SDR family oxidoreductase, with translation MELGLKGKVALVVASSQGLGKAVATKFVKEGVHVMLTSRDADKLAKVQDELKDMGQGKVEYCVCDITKPNEIKQLVKRTREELGTIDILVNNAGGPPGGGFEDFSDEEWEQAFQLNLLSYIRLIREVLPDLKENGGRILNIASSSIKQPIPGLILSNTFRMGIQGLAKSLAEELAPYGILVHTVAPGRIATDRVDHLDQLKAEKQGIDKTEVSEQARKNIPLGRYGQPEEFANVVTFLASDASSYMTGSSILVDGGMIRAI, from the coding sequence ATGGAATTGGGTCTTAAAGGGAAAGTGGCTTTAGTTGTCGCCTCGAGTCAAGGACTAGGAAAAGCAGTGGCCACAAAGTTTGTTAAAGAAGGCGTTCACGTCATGCTGACTAGTCGAGATGCAGATAAGCTTGCAAAGGTACAAGACGAACTTAAGGACATGGGTCAGGGCAAAGTGGAATACTGCGTATGTGACATCACGAAACCTAATGAAATCAAGCAGTTAGTTAAGCGAACACGAGAAGAATTAGGAACGATTGATATTCTTGTAAATAACGCAGGTGGACCTCCAGGTGGAGGGTTTGAGGATTTTTCTGATGAAGAGTGGGAGCAAGCCTTTCAATTAAATTTGTTAAGCTATATTCGATTAATTCGAGAAGTCTTACCTGATCTAAAAGAAAATGGAGGGCGGATCTTAAATATAGCTTCTTCATCCATTAAACAACCGATCCCTGGATTAATTCTCTCTAACACATTTAGAATGGGCATCCAAGGATTAGCTAAAAGCCTTGCAGAAGAGCTTGCCCCATATGGAATCCTAGTGCATACCGTGGCTCCTGGACGAATTGCTACAGACCGGGTGGATCACTTAGATCAACTAAAGGCTGAGAAGCAAGGGATAGATAAGACAGAAGTCAGTGAGCAGGCGCGCAAGAATATCCCGCTTGGACGATACGGACAACCTGAGGAATTTGCAAACGTTGTTACATTTCTAGCCTCAGATGCTTCAAGCTACATGACTGGGAGCTCCATCTTAGTGGATGGTGGGATGATCCGGGCTATTTAA
- a CDS encoding methyl-accepting chemotaxis protein, with protein sequence MTHQPNEVSEQHVIEALEKNLAMIRFDLNRRVAYVNPLFAQTMGYTVNQMLGMGHQELCFPEFRHSLRYEQFWRSLLSGVSFQDKILRMSANGSKIWLEATYMPIKDEYGAVVGVSKVATNITQRQETITSFASNLQEMSERLDERAEVGIDRSQNLITSINQVALLSTQNTDTLVGLQDKANAIQGIIKTIQGFASQTNLLALNAAIEAARAGQYGRGFDVVAKEVRTLSKRIEESVIEIRDSIQSMTNEVQTISKGTHQAKEYSLENQKQVHVTITDFETFSKDAGELKEKTTTLKNII encoded by the coding sequence TTGACTCATCAACCCAATGAAGTAAGTGAACAGCATGTAATCGAGGCCCTTGAGAAAAACCTGGCAATGATTCGTTTTGATTTAAATCGTCGAGTTGCCTACGTAAATCCTCTTTTTGCCCAAACGATGGGCTATACAGTAAATCAAATGCTCGGAATGGGGCATCAGGAGTTATGCTTCCCTGAATTTCGCCATAGCCTGCGTTACGAACAATTTTGGCGAAGCTTACTATCTGGTGTGAGCTTTCAGGATAAGATTTTGAGAATGAGTGCAAACGGCAGTAAAATCTGGTTAGAAGCTACCTACATGCCAATAAAAGATGAATATGGAGCTGTGGTTGGCGTATCAAAGGTCGCTACCAATATCACACAAAGACAGGAAACCATCACATCCTTCGCCTCTAATCTGCAAGAGATGTCAGAGAGACTAGACGAGCGGGCCGAAGTAGGGATTGACCGTAGCCAGAATTTAATTACTAGTATTAATCAGGTTGCCTTATTATCTACTCAAAACACAGACACCCTAGTTGGGCTTCAAGATAAAGCAAATGCGATTCAAGGCATTATTAAGACCATTCAAGGCTTTGCCTCACAAACGAACTTGTTAGCTCTAAATGCTGCCATTGAAGCAGCAAGAGCAGGGCAATACGGGAGAGGGTTTGACGTAGTAGCGAAAGAAGTTCGAACCTTATCTAAACGAATTGAGGAATCAGTCATTGAAATTCGTGACAGCATACAGTCAATGACAAATGAAGTTCAGACCATTTCAAAGGGAACACATCAGGCAAAAGAATATAGTCTCGAGAATCAAAAACAAGTTCATGTGACCATAACGGACTTTGAGACCTTTTCAAAAGACGCAGGAGAACTAAAAGAGAAAACAACGACATTAAAGAATATTATTTGA
- a CDS encoding MazG nucleotide pyrophosphohydrolase domain-containing protein has translation MIGDKLETILDYQQLIDQSIRRLGGYWRTLSGLARVTEEVGELAELLITKEKDPDTIGGELADVFIITTCLANQFATDLTGEYEKIGLPTNVSEIQFSNKNVPASDLLLALIRRAGTIARIINHYDGDKPMKQTEKPLSLGGQIAIFHQELFHFASALRCSLFDHVATTIRKNLKRDQNRFAITSDPITEPVAMEALGLSTLFQQGSRFWSACPWDPTQSKEQNLSITQLTVNRFKKCARTEGLDGLILTMPPQEKDVHKQFQLDPTRFSVSAQETEGLATYIIKSVY, from the coding sequence ATGATAGGTGACAAATTAGAAACCATTCTCGATTATCAACAGCTAATCGATCAATCAATCAGACGCCTTGGTGGGTATTGGCGTACACTTTCTGGGCTGGCCCGCGTGACAGAGGAAGTGGGAGAGCTTGCAGAGTTACTGATCACGAAAGAAAAGGATCCGGATACAATTGGCGGGGAGCTTGCTGATGTGTTTATCATTACAACGTGTCTAGCCAATCAGTTTGCGACAGATTTAACTGGAGAGTACGAAAAAATTGGTCTACCAACCAATGTGAGTGAAATTCAATTCTCCAATAAAAACGTCCCGGCATCTGACTTGCTACTTGCTTTAATAAGAAGAGCAGGAACGATTGCACGTATCATCAACCATTATGATGGCGATAAACCAATGAAACAGACAGAGAAGCCGCTCTCGCTGGGTGGTCAAATTGCTATTTTTCACCAGGAGCTTTTCCATTTCGCATCGGCTCTTCGTTGCTCGTTATTTGACCATGTAGCAACCACCATCCGGAAAAATTTAAAACGCGATCAAAATAGATTCGCGATTACGTCCGATCCGATTACTGAGCCAGTTGCGATGGAAGCTCTTGGGTTATCCACATTGTTTCAACAGGGCTCTCGTTTTTGGTCAGCCTGTCCATGGGATCCAACTCAATCTAAAGAGCAAAATCTCTCCATCACTCAGTTAACGGTTAACCGTTTTAAAAAATGCGCACGCACTGAGGGATTAGATGGACTCATACTAACCATGCCACCCCAAGAAAAAGATGTACACAAGCAATTCCAGCTTGACCCAACACGTTTTTCCGTATCTGCGCAAGAAACAGAGGGGCTCGCTACGTACATAATCAAATCGGTTTACTAA
- a CDS encoding DsbA family oxidoreductase, with protein sequence MNIEIWSDFACPFCYIGKRKLEKALDQFEHRNEVTMEFKSFELDPHAPKHTDRTMAEILAGKYRMPVEQAEAMTANVAAQAADVGLTYRFDTMQPTNMLDAHRLTHFAKTKGKANELAERLLYAYFTESKHLASTDTLLELAADVGIDPEEARPVLEGDQYTEDVRGDHNRGVSLGLQGVPFFVINNTHVVSGAQQPAAFLEALTKAHEEEAAKNKNNTPDNGCSDGLCTF encoded by the coding sequence GTGAATATTGAAATTTGGTCAGATTTTGCTTGTCCATTCTGTTATATAGGGAAACGTAAATTGGAGAAAGCACTTGATCAATTTGAGCATCGTAATGAGGTGACAATGGAATTTAAAAGCTTTGAGCTTGATCCCCATGCACCAAAGCATACAGATCGTACGATGGCTGAGATTCTTGCTGGTAAGTACCGGATGCCGGTTGAACAAGCTGAGGCGATGACGGCAAATGTTGCTGCGCAGGCAGCAGACGTTGGTCTTACGTATCGGTTTGATACGATGCAGCCAACGAATATGCTAGATGCGCACCGCCTCACTCATTTTGCGAAAACAAAAGGGAAAGCAAATGAGCTAGCGGAACGTTTGCTTTATGCATACTTCACAGAATCAAAGCATCTGGCCTCAACTGATACATTGCTTGAGCTTGCTGCTGATGTTGGAATTGATCCAGAGGAAGCGAGACCCGTTCTTGAGGGTGATCAATATACGGAAGATGTTCGAGGTGATCATAACCGCGGAGTAAGTCTTGGTCTGCAAGGCGTTCCATTCTTTGTGATTAACAATACTCACGTGGTATCAGGTGCCCAGCAGCCTGCTGCTTTCTTAGAAGCTTTAACAAAAGCCCATGAAGAAGAAGCCGCTAAGAATAAAAACAATACTCCGGACAATGGATGTAGTGACGGACTTTGTACCTTTTAA
- a CDS encoding PTS sugar transporter, which produces MKRVLIIASSGGNLYSLGGSQPDRLMRELANQAQAASIEIIGIQFISTEQSMDSIKRTSSAKLLGWNKHNQEIEELDSGTLEEVNQKAMNIDEHFAQLIEKGEVDGLIAMSADPSGVNQKVVEAVAAAGIPVVGTGGTSMAEIGSIGANIIAQSGTTGTSNKTRAIGFMTALSKHWGTSYRPTLHSGISEEQTKTKRVNLRGIMTSSLPAFIALAIVLAFSKVPGLEALGDVFDLLIGALPVVVAVIATKQIADLDEVTIVAGIVAGLLSVNGGIIGGLLAGIGAGYLVSFLFRRCLKLNFPATTVNIVAGGFGGLIPGLLVFFVLSPIALQVGDWIRVAIDSTIAFNPIIAGVVAGLLIWPAILGGIYHAAILPIVLLEMENTGNSFLGAIDMVGLVMVAAGINLANIIFPRRKVEATAAAPSFGINMFFGTFVESAYPFMFANRLVFIGALVSAGIGGAVVGLFNLRGTAYVPSVVAPSLSDNALGFLLAMLASLLSAFVFTMLANKFSKAT; this is translated from the coding sequence ATGAAACGAGTTCTTATCATTGCTAGTAGTGGAGGAAATCTATACAGTCTTGGTGGCAGTCAGCCCGATCGGTTAATGAGAGAATTAGCTAATCAAGCTCAGGCAGCAAGTATAGAGATTATAGGCATTCAATTTATATCAACTGAACAATCAATGGATTCAATAAAACGTACATCAAGCGCAAAGCTATTAGGTTGGAACAAGCATAACCAGGAAATAGAAGAATTGGACTCTGGTACGCTAGAAGAAGTGAATCAAAAAGCAATGAATATAGATGAGCATTTTGCTCAGTTAATTGAAAAAGGAGAAGTGGATGGGCTAATCGCTATGAGTGCGGATCCAAGTGGGGTAAACCAAAAGGTCGTTGAAGCCGTTGCAGCAGCAGGTATTCCTGTAGTCGGTACTGGTGGGACGTCCATGGCCGAGATTGGCAGCATAGGAGCAAATATTATTGCTCAGTCTGGGACCACTGGGACATCAAATAAAACACGTGCCATTGGATTCATGACCGCTTTATCTAAACATTGGGGGACAAGCTATCGCCCAACACTTCATAGTGGAATAAGTGAGGAACAGACAAAAACAAAAAGGGTGAATCTCCGAGGAATTATGACGTCATCACTTCCTGCATTTATCGCCCTGGCAATTGTGCTGGCATTCAGTAAAGTCCCGGGACTTGAAGCACTAGGGGACGTCTTCGATTTACTGATTGGAGCATTACCGGTAGTTGTTGCAGTGATTGCGACAAAACAAATTGCTGATTTAGATGAAGTTACGATTGTTGCAGGAATTGTCGCAGGATTGCTGTCAGTAAATGGAGGAATCATTGGGGGCTTACTTGCTGGTATCGGAGCTGGATATTTGGTTTCGTTCTTATTTAGAAGGTGCTTAAAGCTTAATTTCCCCGCAACCACAGTGAACATTGTAGCAGGCGGGTTTGGTGGATTAATTCCTGGCTTACTTGTTTTCTTTGTACTAAGTCCCATTGCCTTGCAGGTGGGTGACTGGATTCGAGTAGCGATTGATTCAACGATCGCCTTTAACCCAATTATAGCCGGGGTTGTAGCAGGACTATTAATTTGGCCGGCCATCTTGGGAGGGATTTACCATGCGGCAATCCTACCAATTGTATTGCTTGAAATGGAAAACACGGGAAACAGCTTTCTTGGCGCAATTGACATGGTAGGGCTCGTGATGGTTGCTGCCGGTATAAACCTAGCCAATATTATTTTTCCGAGGAGAAAAGTTGAAGCCACAGCAGCAGCCCCGTCCTTTGGAATAAACATGTTCTTTGGTACTTTCGTAGAATCTGCATACCCGTTTATGTTTGCGAATCGACTCGTATTCATTGGGGCTCTCGTTTCGGCAGGGATTGGAGGAGCAGTGGTAGGGTTATTTAACTTAAGAGGCACGGCCTATGTCCCATCCGTTGTTGCCCCGAGTCTGTCTGACAATGCATTAGGATTCCTTTTAGCGATGCTTGCTTCGCTATTAAGTGCGTTTGTGTTTACAATGCTCGCGAACAAATTTTCAAAAGCAACATAG
- a CDS encoding alpha/beta hydrolase produces MGFKVTVESGVGLYVHDIGPEDGKPILFIHGWPLNHGCFEYQYNQLPKAGYRCIGLDLRGFGQSDKPWYGYTYDQLADDLRVVIDTLDLNDVTLLGHSMGGAIAIRYMARHRGHRISELALVAAAAPSFTQGPDYPFGMTKEEVDSLIWQTYKDRPALLDEFADLFFEKPISPPFKQWFIGLGLAATGYSTAYTAVSLRDEELWEDLASIHVPTGIFHGKQDKICPFAFGEILHAMIYGSTFYQYEDSGHGLFYCDQDAFNTDLSTFIEQNR; encoded by the coding sequence ATGGGATTTAAGGTGACAGTTGAATCAGGAGTCGGCTTGTATGTTCATGACATTGGTCCAGAGGATGGAAAACCAATCTTATTTATCCATGGTTGGCCACTTAATCATGGATGTTTTGAGTATCAGTACAACCAGCTACCTAAAGCCGGTTATCGCTGCATTGGACTTGATTTACGTGGGTTTGGTCAATCGGATAAACCATGGTATGGCTACACCTATGATCAGTTAGCTGATGATCTTCGTGTTGTGATTGATACGCTCGACTTAAACGATGTTACCCTTCTCGGTCATTCGATGGGAGGAGCGATCGCCATACGTTATATGGCAAGACATCGGGGACACCGGATTAGTGAGCTAGCTTTAGTTGCAGCTGCAGCCCCAAGCTTTACCCAAGGACCAGACTATCCATTTGGAATGACAAAGGAGGAAGTGGACTCGCTAATCTGGCAAACGTACAAGGATCGACCTGCCTTGTTAGATGAATTTGCTGATTTATTTTTCGAAAAGCCTATCTCTCCTCCTTTTAAGCAATGGTTTATTGGTCTCGGTCTTGCGGCTACTGGCTACTCCACTGCCTACACTGCTGTATCGTTACGAGATGAGGAACTGTGGGAAGACTTAGCAAGTATTCATGTTCCAACAGGAATCTTTCATGGAAAACAAGACAAGATTTGTCCTTTTGCATTCGGAGAGATCCTACATGCCATGATTTATGGATCAACATTTTATCAATATGAGGACAGCGGTCATGGATTATTTTATTGTGATCAGGATGCCTTTAATACCGATTTGTCCACGTTTATTGAACAAAATCGCTAG
- a CDS encoding zinc ABC transporter substrate-binding protein: MKKKVYALAGSTVFSSLFVLGACNSSDGTNSPTEESPDGPIEIVATIAQIAEPLEVIGGEHVSVKALMGPGVDPHMYEATQSDIATLQEADLIFYSGLHLEANMLDVFENTDVPALAISEVIPESDLLEDEDGGATDPHVWFDPSLWTVALDAAVEELKVHAPDHADEFEENKLAYFEEVEALAQQSKEALAAIPSEQRVLVTAHDAFQYFGRANDLEVVALQGLSTESEIGLSDVQSTIDTIIEKEVPAVFVESSISDSSIRSVIDGAANAGVDVELGGELYSDAMGEAGTETGTYIGMYQHNVSTIVEALSGE, encoded by the coding sequence ATGAAAAAAAAGGTCTATGCTTTAGCTGGTAGTACGGTTTTTAGCTCGTTGTTTGTTCTTGGTGCATGCAATTCCTCTGACGGTACAAATTCCCCTACAGAAGAATCACCAGACGGACCCATTGAGATTGTGGCAACAATTGCCCAAATTGCCGAACCTCTAGAGGTGATTGGAGGAGAGCATGTGTCTGTAAAAGCATTGATGGGACCAGGAGTTGATCCTCATATGTATGAAGCAACACAAAGTGATATTGCGACGCTTCAGGAGGCAGACCTCATTTTCTATAGCGGTCTACATCTTGAAGCCAACATGCTTGATGTCTTTGAAAACACTGATGTTCCTGCTCTTGCCATTTCAGAAGTGATACCAGAATCAGACTTATTGGAGGACGAGGATGGCGGTGCCACAGATCCACACGTTTGGTTTGACCCTTCTTTGTGGACGGTTGCATTAGACGCAGCTGTTGAAGAATTAAAAGTCCATGCGCCTGATCATGCCGATGAGTTTGAAGAAAATAAGCTAGCATACTTTGAAGAGGTAGAGGCCCTTGCGCAGCAGTCAAAAGAAGCTCTAGCCGCGATTCCAAGTGAACAGCGTGTGCTTGTCACAGCCCATGATGCGTTTCAGTATTTTGGCCGTGCAAATGACTTAGAGGTTGTGGCCTTACAAGGACTGAGTACGGAGTCTGAAATTGGATTATCAGATGTCCAATCCACAATCGATACAATTATTGAAAAGGAAGTTCCTGCTGTGTTCGTTGAATCAAGTATTAGCGACAGTTCCATTCGATCGGTCATTGATGGAGCAGCAAACGCAGGCGTAGATGTTGAGCTTGGCGGAGAGCTTTATTCTGATGCGATGGGAGAAGCGGGCACGGAGACTGGGACCTATATCGGAATGTATCAGCACAATGTGTCAACGATTGTTGAGGCGTTGTCTGGGGAGTAA
- a CDS encoding flavin reductase family protein: protein MVAMVTSTHKDQSNVMAAGWHTYIGQDPGFYGISLRKETHSFHLVKESGGFGVNFLPANRSEWIQAAGTMSGATKDKFKTLHIPFEQGEKVNVPILLDAYFAYECKVVDITTYGDHEWIVGEVLLTYKDDSLFLQNGLPDLTKLQLPTYMGRSEYRIISDTTDVHIHRLE from the coding sequence ATGGTCGCCATGGTCACATCAACACATAAAGATCAAAGCAATGTCATGGCAGCAGGGTGGCATACGTATATTGGTCAAGATCCAGGGTTTTACGGGATTTCCCTTCGAAAAGAAACGCATTCGTTTCATCTAGTGAAGGAGAGTGGAGGGTTCGGAGTGAACTTTCTGCCGGCAAATCGTTCTGAGTGGATTCAAGCGGCCGGGACGATGTCTGGAGCAACTAAGGATAAGTTTAAAACACTTCACATTCCTTTTGAACAAGGAGAAAAAGTGAACGTACCCATTCTTTTAGATGCATACTTCGCATATGAGTGTAAGGTTGTTGATATCACAACATATGGAGATCACGAGTGGATTGTAGGAGAAGTCCTTCTTACATACAAAGATGACTCGTTATTCCTCCAAAATGGGTTGCCAGACCTTACGAAATTACAGCTTCCAACGTATATGGGGCGTTCAGAATACCGGATCATTTCCGATACAACCGATGTACATATACATCGATTGGAATAA
- a CDS encoding metallophosphoesterase, with amino-acid sequence MQIGRYILLALMYIGINMYIGWHGIAWFQSLGLESQTGQIIYWILFYIVALSYILALAMKGPVGRLLKVIGSFYFAILQYTILLFPILDLALWIASLLGWAPSLHIPLIGTIVAIGLVILLLWGSRNNWSTVIRPYSLNIPKQGGTKSKLRILVASDVHLGHIKGNRFLKNLIKITSEVQPDIIFIPGDLLDGEIEPFKRNQMNETLRSLKAPLGVYAVLGNHEYYGGAVDEFVQLVKDAGIHLLQDEAVEIDESFYVVGRKDKTAESDRYGGRQTVEELLAPLDHEKPILLLDHQPYHLEKAEKAGADMMISGHTHRGQMAPNHLITSRLFELDYGYKQKGKMHALVSSGYGSWGPPIRIGSRSEVLQIDVTFEK; translated from the coding sequence ATGCAAATTGGACGTTACATACTACTCGCGCTCATGTACATAGGAATAAACATGTACATTGGCTGGCACGGAATTGCGTGGTTCCAATCGTTAGGACTTGAAAGTCAAACGGGTCAGATCATCTATTGGATCCTGTTTTATATTGTTGCACTATCCTATATCTTAGCACTCGCCATGAAAGGCCCAGTTGGCCGGTTACTAAAAGTTATTGGATCCTTTTACTTTGCGATTCTGCAATATACGATTTTACTCTTCCCTATACTAGACCTGGCACTTTGGATAGCCAGTTTATTAGGATGGGCACCTTCGTTACACATTCCTTTAATCGGTACTATTGTCGCTATAGGGTTGGTGATCCTTTTACTATGGGGGTCAAGGAATAATTGGAGTACGGTTATTCGTCCGTATTCTTTAAACATACCAAAACAAGGTGGAACTAAGTCCAAGCTACGTATCCTTGTTGCCTCTGATGTACACTTAGGTCACATAAAGGGAAATCGATTTCTGAAGAACTTGATTAAGATCACAAGTGAAGTCCAACCAGATATCATCTTTATACCAGGTGATCTATTAGATGGAGAGATTGAACCGTTTAAGCGAAATCAGATGAATGAAACGTTACGTTCATTAAAAGCTCCACTTGGAGTCTACGCTGTACTTGGCAACCACGAGTATTATGGAGGAGCTGTTGATGAATTCGTTCAACTTGTAAAAGACGCAGGGATTCACTTGTTACAAGATGAAGCTGTTGAAATAGATGAATCCTTTTATGTAGTAGGTCGTAAAGATAAGACAGCAGAAAGTGACCGATATGGCGGTCGTCAAACGGTGGAAGAGCTGCTTGCACCACTTGATCATGAGAAGCCGATCCTGTTGTTAGACCATCAGCCATATCATTTAGAGAAAGCGGAGAAGGCTGGTGCAGATATGATGATATCTGGTCACACTCACCGAGGACAAATGGCTCCAAACCATCTCATCACTTCCCGACTTTTTGAACTCGATTACGGTTACAAGCAAAAGGGAAAGATGCATGCTCTTGTCTCATCAGGCTATGGATCCTGGGGCCCACCAATTAGAATTGGAAGTCGCTCTGAAGTATTACAGATAGACGTAACCTTTGAAAAATAA
- a CDS encoding TRAP transporter large permease, with protein sequence MILTITLLLMLALMIMNIPVAYSMIAACAFYFIFNDSFANEILIQRMMSGIESFPLLAIVFFVTAGILMNYTGITERMLRFAQVLTGHMTGGLAKVNVLLSVLMGGLSGSNIADAAMQSKVLVPEMTKRNYPPAFSTALTAATSLITPIIPPGIALIMYGYIGNVSIGKLFMAGIVPGIMLSVIFLILVHFLAKKRGFEVEKKPAAKPKEILFASKDAILAILLPIIIIGGIRFGVFSPTEAGAIAVLYALLLGFLIYRQMTGRDLFAALKESVNLTATIMIIIAAGTAFGWILTLEQVPQFLTEYVTGYISSPAMFLFVVMIFLIAVGTLIEGNVLLIILTPILLPMVHSFGIDPVHFGLFFILCLSVGTITPPVGTIMFTTAAITKVKIEAFIKEVWPFWLALIVAILLVAYIPAISLWLPSIL encoded by the coding sequence ATGATTTTAACAATTACACTCTTATTAATGCTCGCTTTAATGATTATGAATATACCGGTTGCTTACTCGATGATTGCAGCCTGTGCGTTTTACTTTATCTTTAATGATAGCTTCGCCAATGAAATATTGATTCAACGAATGATGAGTGGAATTGAATCCTTTCCTCTACTCGCGATCGTGTTTTTTGTTACAGCCGGTATCTTGATGAATTACACAGGAATCACAGAACGGATGCTGCGATTTGCTCAGGTTCTGACTGGGCACATGACCGGCGGATTAGCTAAAGTAAACGTCCTGTTAAGTGTATTGATGGGTGGACTTTCTGGATCAAACATTGCCGACGCGGCGATGCAATCAAAGGTACTCGTTCCAGAAATGACAAAGCGCAACTACCCACCTGCCTTTTCTACGGCACTAACTGCGGCTACGTCTCTCATTACACCAATTATTCCACCGGGTATCGCGTTAATTATGTACGGATATATTGGAAACGTTTCAATCGGTAAATTGTTTATGGCCGGGATTGTTCCGGGCATCATGCTTAGTGTTATTTTTCTAATCTTGGTTCATTTTCTTGCAAAGAAACGTGGCTTTGAGGTTGAGAAGAAACCGGCAGCTAAACCAAAGGAAATCTTATTTGCTTCAAAAGATGCGATTCTAGCTATCTTATTACCCATTATTATTATCGGTGGAATCCGGTTTGGTGTGTTTAGCCCAACAGAAGCCGGAGCCATAGCCGTTTTATATGCGTTATTACTAGGGTTCTTGATTTACCGTCAAATGACAGGCAGAGATTTGTTTGCGGCTTTAAAGGAATCAGTGAATTTAACAGCAACAATCATGATCATCATTGCTGCGGGGACAGCATTTGGCTGGATTCTCACATTGGAACAAGTTCCACAATTCTTAACGGAATATGTCACAGGTTATATTAGTAGTCCTGCGATGTTCTTGTTTGTAGTTATGATTTTTCTGATAGCGGTTGGTACGTTAATTGAAGGGAACGTCTTACTTATTATCTTAACGCCAATTCTGTTACCAATGGTTCATTCATTTGGAATTGATCCTGTTCACTTTGGCTTGTTCTTTATCTTATGTTTAAGCGTTGGTACCATCACACCACCTGTGGGTACAATCATGTTTACCACAGCAGCCATTACCAAAGTAAAGATCGAAGCATTCATCAAGGAAGTTTGGCCGTTCTGGCTAGCCCTTATCGTCGCTATTCTTTTAGTAGCTTATATTCCAGCCATCTCATTATGGTTACCATCTATTCTATAA
- a CDS encoding TRAP transporter small permease, which yields MKQVINNLDDFISAAALAGIIGLISANVFFRFVLNNPITWTEEISLALFIWLVFVGLSSAMKTNSHVGIDYFVRKLPEVWRFRLQVFRLIFIFIVTMVVFVYWGAAFAIHGVAKVTPVLGVSYTFITLAVPVGSVLVLYHLIRVFIRKDKDYVNQERGIE from the coding sequence ATGAAACAGGTGATAAACAACCTGGATGATTTTATATCTGCAGCAGCACTTGCGGGGATTATCGGATTAATTAGTGCGAATGTATTTTTTCGCTTTGTACTAAATAATCCGATCACGTGGACAGAAGAGATCAGTCTCGCTTTATTTATCTGGCTTGTTTTTGTCGGACTCAGCTCAGCTATGAAAACAAATTCACACGTTGGAATTGATTATTTTGTTCGAAAGCTCCCTGAAGTATGGAGATTTCGACTTCAGGTATTTCGTTTAATCTTTATCTTTATTGTAACGATGGTTGTGTTTGTATATTGGGGAGCAGCTTTTGCCATTCATGGCGTGGCCAAGGTCACACCTGTGCTTGGTGTCAGCTACACGTTTATTACACTCGCCGTTCCTGTTGGTTCTGTTCTTGTTTTATATCATCTTATTCGCGTCTTTATACGAAAAGATAAAGACTATGTGAATCAAGAGAGAGGAATTGAATAG